The Streptomyces genisteinicus genome has a window encoding:
- a CDS encoding WhiB family transcriptional regulator, with protein sequence MTPTDARAMRRGVLQQLVDEGALCAAGDPGRFFRLDGESVVEWQPRRDSAVRLCAECPARTACEELALRDGEGRAGTDDMVRAGHTGPALVALRRRHSERLAAAVAVDRDTEGARLDALVAQLLRTAIKNPDKAGGGYRGGPAQTAQNAEICALAVQVQAIRTARRTRAGWEAAA encoded by the coding sequence ATGACACCTACCGATGCCCGGGCGATGCGCCGGGGCGTGCTCCAGCAGCTGGTCGACGAAGGCGCGCTCTGCGCGGCCGGCGACCCGGGCCGGTTCTTCCGGCTTGACGGCGAGTCGGTGGTCGAGTGGCAGCCGCGCCGCGACAGCGCGGTCCGTCTGTGTGCTGAGTGCCCGGCCCGCACTGCGTGCGAGGAGCTGGCGCTGCGCGACGGCGAAGGCCGCGCCGGAACCGACGACATGGTCCGCGCTGGGCATACCGGCCCGGCACTCGTGGCGCTGCGCAGGCGGCACTCCGAGCGCCTCGCGGCCGCGGTCGCCGTCGACCGCGACACCGAGGGTGCCCGGCTCGATGCCCTGGTGGCCCAGCTCCTTCGCACAGCCATCAAGAACCCCGACAAGGCCGGGGGCGGCTATCGCGGCGGTCCGGCGCAGACCGCGCAGAACGCGGAGATCTGCGCTCTCGCCGTCCAGGTGCAGGCGATCCGCACC